In the genome of Ctenopharyngodon idella isolate HZGC_01 chromosome 19, HZGC01, whole genome shotgun sequence, one region contains:
- the LOC127500452 gene encoding E3 ubiquitin-protein ligase TRIM39-like isoform X2: protein MSSSSGPLTEELQCSICLDVFTDPVTTPCGHNFCKTCLNKCWDNSQTCNCPYCKETFKIRPDLKINTTLREVVDHYKKKSPEKKPEVLCDVCEERKLKALKSCLVCQSSYCETHLERHLRVAGLKKHKLINPVSNLEDYICQKHERPLELFCRDDQTIVCLMCAVTDHQNHNTVPIEEESEKKKTQLMKTQKDTQQMIQDRIKKIQDIKHSAEVRKRNTEKEKAARVELFTDLIRSIERCQTELLEMMEEQQKAAEKQEEELIEELEQEITKLKMRNTELEQLSHTEDHLHLLQIYSYLCSSRNTRNWSEISVKTDESLETLRRALTQLQDTLQKKLTQTDLKRMQQYAVDVTLDPDTAHPILILSDDGKQARCGDLCRNLPDNPRRFDRYTNVLGKEGFSSGRFYFEVQVKGKTKWELGMARESVNRKGIITLSPSNGYWTIWLKNKNEYAALSDPRVSLCLRVKPQRVGVFVDYEEGLVSFYDVESSSHIYSYTGQSFTGKLYPYFSPDLNDGGKNSTPLIITPVKYNK, encoded by the exons ATGTCATCCTCCAGCGGTCCACTGACTGAGGAGCTTCAGTGCTCGATATGTCTGGATGTGTTCACTGATCCAGTCACCACTCCATGTGGACACAACTTCTGCAAGACCTGTCTGAATAAGTGCTGGGACAACAGCCAGACCTGCAACTGTCCATATTGTAAAGAAACATTCAAGATCAGACCTGATCTCAAGATTAATACCACACTCCGAGAAGTTGTAGATcactataaaaagaaaagtcctGAGAAAAAACCTGAAGTTCTGTGTGACGTCTGTGAGGAAAGAAAGCTGAAAGCCCTGAAGTCGTGTCTGGTGTGTCAGAGCTCTTACTGTGAAACTCACCTGGAGCGTCATTTGAGAGTGGCAGGTTTAAAGAAACACAAACTGATCAATCCTGTGAGTAATCTGGAGGACTATATATGTCAGAAACATGAGAGACCTCTGGAGTTGTTCTGTAGAGATGATCAGACAATCGTGTGTCTGATGTGTGCTGTAACAGACCACCAGAACCACAACACTGTTCCTATAGAAGAGGAGAGTGAAAAGAAGAAG ACTCAACTGATGAAGACACAGAAAGACACACAGCAGATGATCCAGGACAGAATCAAGAAGATTCAAGACATCAAACACTCAGCAGAAGTCAGAAAA AGAAACACAGAGAAGGAGAAAGCAGCCCGTGTTGAGCTCTTCACTGATCTCatccgctccattgagagaTGTCAGACTGAACTGTTGGAGATGATGGAGGAGCAGCAGAAAGCAGCAGAGAAACAGGAGGAAGAGCTCATTGAAGAGCTGGAGCAGGAGATCACTAAGCTAAAGATGAGAAACActgagctggagcagctctCACACACTGAAGATCACCTCCACCTCCTACAG ATTTACTCATACCTGTGCAGCTCTAGAAACACCAGGAACTGGTCTGAGATCAGTGTGAAGACTGATGAGAGTCTGGAGACTCTGAGGAGAGCTCTGACTCAACTGCAAGACACTCTACAGAAGAAACTCACACAAACTG ATCTGAAGAGGATGCAGCAGTATGCAG TGGATGTGACTCTGGATCCTGATACAGCTCATCCTATACTCATTCTGTCTGATGATGGAAAACAAGCGAGATGTGGAGACCTTTGCCGGAATCTCCCAGACAACCCAAGGAGATTTGATAGGTATACAAATGTCCTGGGAAAAGAGGGATTCTCCTCAGGGAGATTTTATTTTGAGGTGCAGGTGAAGGGAAAGACTAAGTGGGAATTAGGAATGGCCAGAGAATCTGTTAACAGGAAGGGAATAATCACACTGAGTCCTAGTAATGGATACTGGACTATTTGGCTGAAGAATAAGAATGAATATGCGGCTCTCTCTGATCCTCgtgtctctctgtgtctgaGAGTGAAGCCGCAGCGGGTCGGTGTGTTTGTGGATTATGAGGAGGGTCTGGTCTCCTTTTATGATGTGGAGTCCAGCTCTCATATCTACTCTTACACTGGTCAGTCTTTCACTGGGAAACTCTATCCATATTTTAGCCCAGATCTAAACGATGGAGGTAAAAACTCAACTCCACTGATCATCACACCTGTCAAATACAATAAATGA
- the LOC127500452 gene encoding E3 ubiquitin-protein ligase TRIM39-like isoform X1 has product MSSSSGPLTEELQCSICLDVFTDPVTTPCGHNFCKTCLNKCWDNSQTCNCPYCKETFKIRPDLKINTTLREVVDHYKKKSPEKKPEVLCDVCEERKLKALKSCLVCQSSYCETHLERHLRVAGLKKHKLINPVSNLEDYICQKHERPLELFCRDDQTIVCLMCAVTDHQNHNTVPIEEESEKKKTQLMKTQKDTQQMIQDRIKKIQDIKHSAEVRKRNTEKEKAARVELFTDLIRSIERCQTELLEMMEEQQKAAEKQEEELIEELEQEITKLKMRNTELEQLSHTEDHLHLLQIYSYLCSSRNTRNWSEISVKTDESLETLRRALTQLQDTLQKKLTQTVSTDLKRMQQYAVDVTLDPDTAHPILILSDDGKQARCGDLCRNLPDNPRRFDRYTNVLGKEGFSSGRFYFEVQVKGKTKWELGMARESVNRKGIITLSPSNGYWTIWLKNKNEYAALSDPRVSLCLRVKPQRVGVFVDYEEGLVSFYDVESSSHIYSYTGQSFTGKLYPYFSPDLNDGGKNSTPLIITPVKYNK; this is encoded by the exons ATGTCATCCTCCAGCGGTCCACTGACTGAGGAGCTTCAGTGCTCGATATGTCTGGATGTGTTCACTGATCCAGTCACCACTCCATGTGGACACAACTTCTGCAAGACCTGTCTGAATAAGTGCTGGGACAACAGCCAGACCTGCAACTGTCCATATTGTAAAGAAACATTCAAGATCAGACCTGATCTCAAGATTAATACCACACTCCGAGAAGTTGTAGATcactataaaaagaaaagtcctGAGAAAAAACCTGAAGTTCTGTGTGACGTCTGTGAGGAAAGAAAGCTGAAAGCCCTGAAGTCGTGTCTGGTGTGTCAGAGCTCTTACTGTGAAACTCACCTGGAGCGTCATTTGAGAGTGGCAGGTTTAAAGAAACACAAACTGATCAATCCTGTGAGTAATCTGGAGGACTATATATGTCAGAAACATGAGAGACCTCTGGAGTTGTTCTGTAGAGATGATCAGACAATCGTGTGTCTGATGTGTGCTGTAACAGACCACCAGAACCACAACACTGTTCCTATAGAAGAGGAGAGTGAAAAGAAGAAG ACTCAACTGATGAAGACACAGAAAGACACACAGCAGATGATCCAGGACAGAATCAAGAAGATTCAAGACATCAAACACTCAGCAGAAGTCAGAAAA AGAAACACAGAGAAGGAGAAAGCAGCCCGTGTTGAGCTCTTCACTGATCTCatccgctccattgagagaTGTCAGACTGAACTGTTGGAGATGATGGAGGAGCAGCAGAAAGCAGCAGAGAAACAGGAGGAAGAGCTCATTGAAGAGCTGGAGCAGGAGATCACTAAGCTAAAGATGAGAAACActgagctggagcagctctCACACACTGAAGATCACCTCCACCTCCTACAG ATTTACTCATACCTGTGCAGCTCTAGAAACACCAGGAACTGGTCTGAGATCAGTGTGAAGACTGATGAGAGTCTGGAGACTCTGAGGAGAGCTCTGACTCAACTGCAAGACACTCTACAGAAGAAACTCACACAAACTG TCTCTACAGATCTGAAGAGGATGCAGCAGTATGCAG TGGATGTGACTCTGGATCCTGATACAGCTCATCCTATACTCATTCTGTCTGATGATGGAAAACAAGCGAGATGTGGAGACCTTTGCCGGAATCTCCCAGACAACCCAAGGAGATTTGATAGGTATACAAATGTCCTGGGAAAAGAGGGATTCTCCTCAGGGAGATTTTATTTTGAGGTGCAGGTGAAGGGAAAGACTAAGTGGGAATTAGGAATGGCCAGAGAATCTGTTAACAGGAAGGGAATAATCACACTGAGTCCTAGTAATGGATACTGGACTATTTGGCTGAAGAATAAGAATGAATATGCGGCTCTCTCTGATCCTCgtgtctctctgtgtctgaGAGTGAAGCCGCAGCGGGTCGGTGTGTTTGTGGATTATGAGGAGGGTCTGGTCTCCTTTTATGATGTGGAGTCCAGCTCTCATATCTACTCTTACACTGGTCAGTCTTTCACTGGGAAACTCTATCCATATTTTAGCCCAGATCTAAACGATGGAGGTAAAAACTCAACTCCACTGATCATCACACCTGTCAAATACAATAAATGA